The genomic region TTCCTTCAGTTGCAAAGCTAGGATTTGAATGAGGTGGAAGCTGATTTGCACTTGAGCGGACAGACTGGGCTGCAGTTCCCAATCCACGTTTCGCACCACTTCACATGGTACATAGCGTGGCTGAACACGCCAGCCcctgtgaggctatgtctgcactacaaggaACCGTCGGAAAAAGGGACGCAAactgtgctccgcaatttgcataccttttcccgatagttttttcagaagtgactttTTCGAAATTTGGTCCGTCTACAgttggccaaatttcagaaaagcctcctcttttggaagaacccttcttccttgtggaaggagaaagacagggcttccgaaagagcgtgccTGCTCgtctgcaaaaaaagcagaagagcagacgcgttccctggacgcagcagagtttttaacAGGATATCTCCCGGAAAATCCCCGTAGCGCAGACAAAGCGTGGCTCTTCGTGACTCAGTTTGCCTATCTACAGAGGGGTATTTCCCAGTTCAGGGAGCCAGCTGGACTGGCACATGCGTTTGCGGTGACAAGCACACTCACATTTCTGCTCTTTTCATGTTGTACTCTCACTAACATGGCGTGTTGCCTTTTCCCCTGGACAAGAGCCCGTGCGCTTCTTCTAAGCAGAACACGTGGCCCATGGCTTCTTAGGGTTTGAAAATCAAGTTGCTGGGAGCAAATCTGTACGGGTGGTTTACGCTGGCCTCCAGCTTTGCACCCATAATCAcatgctcctcccgccccccggctGGGGATGTAGTTCACTGCAGGCTGGCCCCTATCCTGCTGTCCCTCCTGCAGGCTCGCTCAGGCAGGCGATCAGTCGCCCACAGCTGACTGAGGGGGAAACGCTGCCACCCTGAGGGGCACGAGGGTCCCATTTTCAGAAGCGCCTAAGTGGCCGGAGGAGCGTGAGCCCTGCTCTCCAGCAGGCTCGCCTGGGTGCGTCTCTCCCCAGCTGGCTCACAGGGAATTCTCGGCAGGGGGCAAGACGAGCTACTCACTCGGGTCATACACAAGGAACAAGGCGCTCATTCCGGCCTGCTGGTGCTCTCCAACCTCGCTCTCCACCCGCCAGATCCCCGGGTGGGCGGGCCGCATTTCCACCGTCCCAAAGACACCTGGCTCacaagaaggggaggggggcagagttaGGGTTAGTTCTTTCAGCCACGGCTCCGCCCGCCCTGGTGCCAGCTGCATGGGAGTAAAGTGCTGCCGGGGGTCCGGGTGCCAGGCAGCTTCCCAGTGACACCTGGGCCCACAGGCCCTGGAGTAACTGCCCAAAGCCAGGGCAGGGAATGAGTGTGGCCCAATCGATGCACTTGAGTTTGCTATGTAATAATAATTAAGCAAATCTGCATAGCCTGTGACTCGcacctgggagcaggggctggaaggggagggccAGTGGGCCACAGCCCCAAAGGTGagcaatggggggagggtctgggggaagaggtggtgtGAGGGCTGGGGCTCACAGGGAAAGGGgagtgcgggggcagggcttggggccatgggagtgcgggggcagggcttGTAGCAgggtagtgggggcagggccagggcatggTGCAGCACAGGGGAGGGGCCATGGTTTGGGTGCTGTGCCCCCCTTTTAGGCACTTCCACACTCCTGCTCTGGGGCCCTAGCCATTGACATGGAGCTCGCTGCACAAAGTGTTGGGAAACCGGAACAAGGCATCAGCAGCTAATGGCCCTTGGGCCCACACTCAGGGGCTGGTTCCCGCCAGTTTCCCAGGCTGAGGCTCGTGTCTCCCGAAGGGGGCTGGTGCTAGTCTGCACTACTCAGAGCGGGGCGGCTGGCCTGCTGGCTCCTGCCTCAGGCCCCTCCCGGAGAGTGGCTCACTCCAGCGCCCGGGCGGCTTGTACCGGGGTAGAGGTTGTAGACTCCCATTTGGTACTCGTGGTTCGTCCTGACAGAGAAGAGCTGCCCGTGGAAATGGACCGCGTGGATGTCCTCCGTGCTGCCCATGTTGAGTAGGTGCCAGCGCACCCTCTGGTGCTGAGCCACCACCAGCCCGGGCAGCGAGTCCTGCATGTAGCCGTTGATAGCTGCGGGAGAAGAGTGAGCGTGGCCCGGGCTGTGGCAGTGAGAGGTTCCCAGGGGAGTGCTGAGGTCCTCTTGCTCTCACCCAGTGGGTGGGCAAGGAAGAGGATTCAGGAGCTGGTCCCGCTGCGctaggggcaggcagggcaggagctggtgttctTACCCGGAAAGCGGCTTCTCTGTCTAAAATGAGGGTCGTGCAGCTGGGTCCGGCAGAGGGGCGGGCAGTTCCTCTGCACGTTCTCGGCGAGGTACCAGCTTTTGGTCTCATCGAAGATTGTGAAGAGCAGCGAGAACTCCTGCACGGCCAGCTGCCTCCCAAAGGCAGGGCTCAGGATGCCGGAGCGGCAGATAAGCAACGGCCCGACCAGGCCAGAGTGCAGGTCCTTCTCCTGGGAGGGGGCACAGCCAGAGTGTGAGGGCCACGCCGAACCTCCACCCATCCCCAGTGCCGGCAGAGCCACGCAGAGCCTCTCCGGTACCGTGGgctgcaccccagccagccctcctagTGCCTGTCAGTGAGCTTCCCCCTCAGGGCCAGCCACGACCCCAGGAGCAGGGGCGGCCTCagatgggcaggtgggggggctggctctgaacGCCCCCAACTCACAGCTGGAAGCCGAGCGATGGAGCGGAGCTCAGCACCGCTGTGGGGGAAACCCAGCGCAGGAACCTCCCTCTAGGACACCTGGGGCCCTTTGATTCTCGTTCTAACTGTGACTCACTGGCTCCCCTCTCCAGCTCCgctgctggcccagcccagccccagctgcctctCCTGAGACGCTCCGGGCAATGGCCCCGCGTGGCCCAGCGATACCCTGCGCAGGAGAGTCCCTGGGGCCGAGGCAAGGGGCTGGCATTCTGGCTGAGCACGGCTAGCGGAGAGCCCCGGTGTCTCCTGCCGGGCTCCCACCTACCTGGTTAACGCTGGAGAAGTAAGCCCAGGCCTTGCAGTCAAACTCATTGTCAGCAGGTGCCATCTGGGGCAGCACCTTCCAGGAGTACTCGCGGAGCTCGCCGGGCGGCACTGCCTGCTGGCTGGGCCTGCTGTCGCCCCCCGGGCCATCTTGGTCGGGCAGGAGGTTGAAGTGGAAGGAGTAAGGCCGGGAAGCCAGGTTCTTGAAGCTCACCTGCACCGGGGGGGTGGGCAGACGCAAAGAGAAGGGGAATctgggagccagggccctgcccactGCCCCGCCCTGGTGGGacactggccctgccccagccagacccaGCCTCCGTCCTCTCGCTGCGCAGCAAGGGCAGGGTGGCCGGGTCTGAACCACACGGTCCGGTATTTGGGGGCTCTGTCCGGGAAACAacctgagaaaataccagacataaaaTGTCCGGTCTGTGCTAATTAGGCACCTTTATCATTATGAGGAGCATCAGGACGTAGTtacgaactgcctggctggcagacacgctcacactgcatGAGTGCGTCTACCAGCCAGGGATACCCGACTAcgcggggggggggaatccccggAGCCAGACTCCTCGTGCTTCGCCGGGACCGTGCGCAggacgggcagcgccccaggatctgcatgcgcctgggtcagtcctgctccccgccggccgattctctcccccgctcctccccggccagccctgctcctcccacccccctcccggccagccctgctccccccacccccctcccggccagccctgctccccccaccctcctcccggccagccctgctcctcccaccccactcccggccagccctgctccccccaccctcctcccggccagccttgcttcccgccggccagttcccccccaatctcccctggccagccctgctccccccaccctctcccggccagccttgcttcccgccggccagttcccccccaatctcccctggccagccctgctcccccaaccctctcccggccagctttgcttcccgccggccggttctccccccttcctcctcctgatctccccctgccagccctgctccccccgcccccctcccagccagtcctccccccccgattttccctggccagccctgcagccccactcccctcccggccggttcccccctccatctgagatcaagtgtgtccggtatttttttgaagctGTCTGGTAACCCTAAGTGAGGGCGCCCTGACCTCGGCTCCACAGCTGATCTCCACACAGCACCGAGGTGCTGGCCAGCCAGAGCGAGGGCTGGAGCTCGCCCACCCGCCCCAGAGAAGACCCTTGTCCTGTCAGTGCACTGAATGTGCCAGCTCTCAGCCCCAGGCCTTGGCAGCCTCCGGGGCAGGCCAGGCCTCTGGAGCCGacggtcccagcccaggaggcagcaggaagagccCCTGGAGTGGCAGAGGGCCACGGGGAACGTCACCCTCCTTTTTCTTCCCTCGGACTCACCATGACGAAGTCATTCACTTCCGCCCTGATGTAGGGCCCCAGGAGCCCCAGGTGCTCGTCCAGCTCCCCGCGCGCCAGCGGCTGGGTGAAATCCTTGTCCAGGTACCCTCGGAAAACCACCTTCTTGAACTGCTGGGCAGgcttcctccagccccgcccggGGCCCCTGAGGAACAAGAGGAGCTCACCAGGCTCGTGGAGTGGAGGGCGCAGGGCGCTGGATGCTGTGGTCTAATGCCCCTCCCGTTGGCATCTTGCCCAAGCCACACACCCGCTCAGGCAGGCCAGGCCTAGCCACTACAGGGTCTGCCGGGCCCTCGGGAAGCAAGCCCGAGCTGGCGGCAGAGGGGTCTGTGCAGGACACGCCTGGGCCCTGCCGGCAGCTCAGAGGTGGGTGCAAACGTCGTATCCGCACAGAGCGTCTCCCTGCAGCtctcctggcctggccccacTCGGACGCCCGGGGCTGACCTCCAGCCAGGCACTTGCGGCAGCTCCGGCCTCGCGAGGGTCCAGCGGTTAGTGCCCGTCTTCACCCGGAGGGTTCCCTGGCTCTCCTCTGAGTGGACGGGTTGGGCCCACCCCGCACACAGCACTGCCCGGAGGAAGCCCCCCTGGCAGCCCCCCGCAGTGTGGCCAGTGAGAGGctcattcctccccacccccctgctcccccctcggCACGGCCAGGTGCATGGGGAGCCCGTGATGACGTCTGCAGCTGACACTGCCCAGCCCCGGGAGCGCGCTGCAGCCAGAACCTGTGGGCTCAAGTGAGGGAGGCCTGGACTCGTCAGCAAAGCGGGCGCTGAGCCCAGGTAGCGGAGCCACCAGCCGGGCTGCTGCACTCGGGAGGAAGCTCCAGGACCCAAGAGGCTGGCAAGGCTCCACTGGGCGGGGAGCCAGGCTCAGGACaggctgggctgggacccggggtctgtccccgggtgggctctgggcggggaagggaagggaagcagcCGGGCTGGGAGAGatgcccggggcgggggcagggcgggccgtGAGACGTACTTCACTTTCAGGAAGTGCTGGGGTCTCTGGCTCTCGTATTCCCACAGCACCTCGATCGCTGCCACGAAATACTGCAGGACCCGCCCCTGGTAGGAGCGCggcccttgctcctcctccccgtagATGTCAAAGTCGCCCGCGCCTCTCTCGGGGCTGCTGTAGTCGTCATAGTCGGATTTCTCCGTCTGGGGCTCGGCGATGCTGGACTTGGCTGCACTGTCGGGGGCACGGGGCTCTCCAGGGCTCTCCAAATAGGCCTCGGGCCCAGGAGCCGAGCTCCTGTTCTTTGCTTTGCTGGTGCTTTCCACGCTGCCCTGCGGCCCCTTCCATCCTgggcctgggaggggagcggCATCTTCCTCTTTCAGCACTTGGTTTTCTTGCTGGATGTGCCTCAGCTGCCTTTGGCCTCCTGGCAGGGCCTGGCCGAGAGCCTCGCCCCCCTGGGGACGCAGGGTGCTTGTTCTGGAGGCCTGTTTGGCCAGCGTCTCCGAGGCCTCTATGCTCGCTGGAAAAGCCTTcgatccagctcctgctgcccggtGCTGACTGGCCTCAGAGCCAGGCTCCTGCGGCACTTCCCCAGAGACCCGCAGCTCCGGCGGCTCCAAGGTGCCCGCGTGCCCACCTGCCACACTCCCCTCGGGCAGCAAGCTCCGACGCACCCCCCGGTCAGCGGCCCCGCCACGCTGCGTCGCACTCgctgcagggggctcagtgcTGCTCGCCGGCCCCACGACCCGCGCCGAGATGGGGGCCACCCCCAGCGTCTGCTCTCCTGCCGCCTCAGGGGGCTCCGCGTCGGCCTCAGTGcctgctgtctgctccccttcccagggggcaggggcagcgctaggTCGAGGTGTCTCCTCCGGCTCTTCCACCctcagaagggagccgcctcctCTGGGAGCTGCACTGTGCCCCGCTGCCGGAGGCTCCCGGCTGCTGGCCCGGGGTGGCGGTGCGTCCGGCGGGCTGGGGCTTGGCGCTTCCCTGCTGTGCCCCGTGGGGCTGTCAGTGCCACTCGCTCCAGGGTCTACGCGGGGCCAAGCACCAAAGGGCTTTGCTCTGTCGGAGCTTTTCTTGGTAGTGCCTCTGAGCATGGCTCCGACTCCTGAATGTCCGCCAGAGCCCTGCCTTCCCCTCTGCGCCCCTGCCTTgtccccctgcccttgctgcaccTCCGTCCCTTCCAGCGAAGCACCGGCTGATTCCAGGGGCCTCTTGTGTCCATGAGAGGTGCATGCCTGAGAGCTCGGATCGCAGGGCTTGAAAGTCGGCTTTGCAGGGGGCCAGCTGTCCGAGGCCGGCTCCATGCTCTTATTCCTGTGGATTGCACCTTCTTCGTCTGACCTGCTGGCCTCCAGGAGAGCCGGACCATTTCTCGAGTCCACCGTCCCTGCTGGAGGGGCTCTCCTGGAGAGAGAAACTTCCCCGCTATGCGCCATGCTGTCCGACGTCTCCTTCCTTTGCGCAGCATCGTGGGGCTTTGGCCCTCGCGTTAGTTCATCGGTGTCTGGTGTCGGGTCATAGCTGGGGGCAGAACTGTCATTGTGGCCCAGAACTCTTCTTCCTGGGAGGCTTGTCCCACTGGTACGCTTGTCGGGTGCTAGCCTCATGCCACTTGCTGCAGCCAAGCGCCGCTCTGCACCTGAAAGGCCCGGATCATCAGCAGGTTCATCCAGCCCTAACTGGGCGACACTCCTGGTCTCGTGGGCCAGGGGACGGTTTTCTGCAAGCCCCCGATCTGCTCTGTCTGAGGGTGCAATGTTAGTCTTACCGAGGGAAGGGTGTTCCTGATGTGGGAGAGGGGCCCTTTGAATTTCTGTGTCATTTGAAGACTTCTCTGCAAAGGACACGTCTCCGTCTGCCGCCGGCATGTTCTCGTGGGGCACGGCGCCGGGCGCCGGGCTAATTCGCGTCCCCTCTTGAGACGCTCCGGAAAGGCCTAGTGACGCCTCTTCTTGAAGCTTGGTGCCATTTTCTAGCCTCATGTCTAGTTGCCCTGGTGCACTGCTGCTTTTAAGAAATGCTTCCCCGTTGTTCCCATGGGCGACGGCACGCCCGCTTGTGCTCTCTGCTGCCTGGCCCCGTGGCGCGGAAGCACTAGCCCCTTTCAGGAAAGGGCGGTCCTTAGCCGACAGTGTCACCTCTCTAGTTACAGGATCAGCCAGTGGCTTGTGTGGCCTTGAAGATGTGACATTCGGCTCCAGCGGCTTTTCCTCGCCCTCTAGcgcagctcttttctgaaccccggGATCACGCCTGGAGTCCTGGGCTTGCAGTGGCCTCTCGTTCCCTGCAGGGCCAGTGTCGCTAGCCCTGAAGAAAAGCTCCTGAGGGCCCAGTGCATGCACCGTCTCTTCTGATTGTGCCGAAGTAACATTCCCTTGAAGAAACTCTTCCAAGTGGGCAAACGGAGCAGTTGGTTGCAACGTCCCGTTCTCGGCTGGCGCCTGCAGCTCTGCGCCCCCTTCGGCCGTCTCTGTGGCACGGCTTGGCCTGCGCTTTCCGAAGAAGAGAGACTCTCCTGGAGatgagccagctgctgctgaactTGCATTGTGAGGGGCCACGTCACTGGAGCTTGGTGACTTCCCTTCAGCTGGAGGGTGTCCAAGTCCCTGGCCAGGGCGAATCATTTCTGACAACCCTTCTTCTGAGGAGTCGGAGTCATAAGCTACTGGCTCAAAGTCAGTCTCGGCTTgagagggcagggaagggccGTGGGGAGCGGAGAGCACGGCTGCGCCACCGGAAGGGGAGCCTGTCCAGTTCCTCAGGCGGGCTTGAAGGCTGTGGTTGAACCCGAGCGGCTGGCTGGCTTTTCTCAAGCAGGGTGTCAGCTGGGCACTGGGCATCTCTGTTTCCTTTTGGGAAGAAGTGACATTACAGCCCTTTCCCACATTCGCCCTGCGTCCTCTCTTCCCCCCGGAGAAGCCCCTAGGTTGAGGGCCGTTGCCCTCCCATGCCACGTAATCCGGTCCCAAGTCATAGTCCTCCCCGTAGGAATAGAGCTCGGGGTCAGTGCTGCACTTAGAGACTGTGAACTTTGcccgcattcctctctctctgcAGTCAGGGCTCAGGCATCCCAGAGTCCACACACCTACCTCGGGAAGGACAAGAGAACAGCGTTAGCCCGACACACCTGGCAAACAAGAGGAGTCGCCCTCCCGCCTCAGCACGCTAAGCCACTGGCATCTTCTGTCCACCGAAATCCATCCCACCCTGCATTCTCCACTCATGCAGCGCTCCAGGGGCTGCAACAGCTCTGCCAGCGCTTAGAATGAACCTGGCAAGGATCTGGAATTGCTTTAACGAACCGAATGCCTCCTTGGTCCCCCCCTTTTGCCTGCTACGTCCCCACACTGGCTTCCGTGTGTAGCCACGAGGGGTTAAGTGATGGCTGCAGCTTGGGGAGTACGATCCAGCAGCCAGAGGGATTCCAGACTCAGCCCAGCCGAGGCCTGGCTGGTGCTGGCAGATACTCTGTGCTGGTTCTGTGCTACATTGGCCGTGGGGATGGACTCTGAGGCCAGTAATGTGAGTTCACAAAGCCGCTCGGTCGGCTGCCAGTGGGTGGCAACAGATTCTCCATCgctggccatttttaaatcaccagCTGTTTTGTGAAGGATTCGCTCTAGTTCCAAGAGGGCCGTGCTGGGGCAGACGGTCCGATCTGGCCGTGGAGCCTATGACCCTATGGGGAGAATGTTTTCTGCAGGCGCtggtctccccagccccagcccccatttCTCTCCTGTTCAAGgtaaaagaaaccaaagcccccacccccattccttcCTGCCCAGGCATCACAATAATCATCCAGAGTTAGATACGTCTCCCTGGGAACTGCTGATTTCTGGGTTCCCTCGACCCCCCTCCGCTGGAGAGCACAGGGCCTTCTGCTGCCTCAGGGCCAGCCTGGTGCCTTTTCCCCATTCTCTATCCACTTACATACAATTGTGCCAGCTTCTCATTCTCTCCAGGGTGGGCAAAGGGTCAAGGGTAAAGCCACAAGCACAACTCTGAGTGGCCCATGCAGCTATTTCAAATCAGACACAGGAGGCAGCGCCAGGGAAGTGGCATCGATTGGGCAGCATGCTGGCATCACGTCTGAGCCGACGCCCACTAGATCCCTGTGCGGCTGGGAGCGGCTGAGCCCGTGACGGCGACAGGCAGACGAGGGATGAGGAacaagggccagcaggggagttgTGAGCTTAGATGACCGAGTTAAATCTGTGGGCTGGGATCTGGCtagttgccagaggatgtggacACTGGATTAGCCTTCCCGCCAGCAGAACCTGGGCACACAGCCCTGGGCGCGGCTTTGGCACCCAAGGGGTATTCTAGTTCCTACACTCAAGCTGCTGTGGCTTGTTTTAATAGCTCAGCAGACATGCTGCTGGACGCGCTGCTGATTTCTGGGTTCCCACGCTGCCAGATGGGCGGCTGATTTCTAGGTTCCCACGCTGCCGGACGGGCGGCTGATTTCTGGGATCCCACGCTGCCGGACGCGCTGCTGATTTCTGGGTTCCCACGCTGCCAGATGGGCGGCTGATTTCTAGGTTCCCACGCTGCCGGACGGGCGGCTGATTTCTGGGATCCCACGCTGCCGGACGCGCTGCTGATTTCTTTGTTCCCACCCTGCCGGACATGCGGCTGATTTCTAGGTTCCCACGCTGCCGGACGCGCTGCTGATTTCTGGGTTCCCACGCTGCCAGATGGGCGGCTGATTTCTGTGTTCCCACGCTGCCGGACGCGCTGCTGATTTCTGGATTCCCACGCTGCTGGACATGCGGATGATTTCTAGGTTCCCAAGCTGCCGGACGCGCTGCTGATTTCTGGGTTCCCACGCTGCCAGATGGGCGGCTGATTTCTGGATTCCCACGCTGCCGGATGCACTGCTGATTTCTGGATTCCCACACTGCCGGACGGGCGGCTGATTTCTAGGTTCCCAAGCTGCCGGGCGCGCTGCTGGATGGGCGGCTGATTTCTGGGTTCCCACGCTGCCGGACGGGCGGCTGATTTCTGGGTTCCCACGCTGCCAGACGGGCGGCTGATTTCTGGGTTCCCATGCTGCCGGACGGGCAGCTGATTTCTGGGTTCCCATGCTGCCGGATGCACTGCTGATTTCTGGGTTCCCACGCTGCCGGACGGGCGGCTGATTTCTAGGTTCCCACGCTGCCGGA from Pelodiscus sinensis isolate JC-2024 chromosome 13, ASM4963464v1, whole genome shotgun sequence harbors:
- the F8 gene encoding coagulation factor VIII isoform X11, translating into MTSSWLFPGQSPQIPDRVVQTRPPCPCCAARGRRLGLAGAGPVSHQGGAVGRALAPRFPFSLRLPTPPVQVSFKNLASRPYSFHFNLLPDQDGPGGDSRPSQQAVPPGELREYSWKVLPQMAPADNEFDCKAWAYFSSVNQEKDLHSGLVGPLLICRSGILSPAFGRQLAVQEFSLLFTIFDETKSWYLAENVQRNCPPLCRTQLHDPHFRQRSRFPAINGYMQDSLPGLVVAQHQRVRWHLLNMGSTEDIHAVHFHGQLFSVRTNHEYQMGVYNLYPGVFGTVEMRPAHPGIWRVESEVGEHQQAGMSALFLVYDPKCQIPLGLASGNIADSQITASGQYEQWAPRLARLDQSGSVNAWSTDGGNSWIQVDLLRPTILHGIKTQGARQKLSSLYISQFVIFYGLDGKWWKSYKGNATSSQMVFFGNVDATGVQDNHFNPPIIARYIRLHPTHYSIRTTLRMELIGCDLNSCSMPLGMENKGISNQQISASSHSTTVFSSWAPSQARLNLQERTNAWRPKVDSPTEWLQVDFEKIMRVTGIVTQGAKAIFSPMFVKEFAVSSSQDGSHWTPVLQDGKEKVFQGNQDHLSTVVNTLDPPLFARYLRIRPRRWHHHIALRTEFLGCEAQQTY
- the F8 gene encoding coagulation factor VIII isoform X9 — its product is MLYPLCCFAISLSARRSPGLGVKDTPVEPGQTFTYSWRVTTEDGPTGSDPRCLSRFYYSSISPVRDTASGLVGPLLLCSKKSMDQRGNQMMSDETRVVMFSVFDENQSWYLAENIQRFCTEAATVNPQDPEFYASNVMHSINGYVYDNLHLRLCLQQVVYWYVLSVGAQTDFLSVLFSGNTFKRNLVFEDTLTLFPLSGETVYTYIEKPGVWTLGCLSPDCRERGMRAKFTVSKCSTDPELYSYGEDYDLGPDYVAWEGNGPQPRGFSGGKRGRRANVGKGCNVTSSQKETEMPSAQLTPCLRKASQPLGFNHSLQARLRNWTGSPSGGAAVLSAPHGPSLPSQAETDFEPVAYDSDSSEEGLSEMIRPGQGLGHPPAEGKSPSSSDVAPHNASSAAAGSSPGESLFFGKRRPSRATETAEGGAELQAPAENGTLQPTAPFAHLEEFLQGNVTSAQSEETVHALGPQELFFRASDTGPAGNERPLQAQDSRRDPGVQKRAALEGEEKPLEPNVTSSRPHKPLADPVTREVTLSAKDRPFLKGASASAPRGQAAESTSGRAVAHGNNGEAFLKSSSAPGQLDMRLENGTKLQEEASLGLSGASQEGTRISPAPGAVPHENMPAADGDVSFAEKSSNDTEIQRAPLPHQEHPSLGKTNIAPSDRADRGLAENRPLAHETRSVAQLGLDEPADDPGLSGAERRLAAASGMRLAPDKRTSGTSLPGRRVLGHNDSSAPSYDPTPDTDELTRGPKPHDAAQRKETSDSMAHSGEVSLSRRAPPAGTVDSRNGPALLEASRSDEEGAIHRNKSMEPASDSWPPAKPTFKPCDPSSQACTSHGHKRPLESAGASLEGTEVQQGQGDKAGAQRGRQGSGGHSGVGAMLRGTTKKSSDRAKPFGAWPRVDPGASGTDSPTGHSREAPSPSPPDAPPPRASSREPPAAGHSAAPRGGGSLLRVEEPEETPRPSAAPAPWEGEQTAGTEADAEPPEAAGEQTLGVAPISARVVGPASSTEPPAASATQRGGAADRGVRRSLLPEGSVAGGHAGTLEPPELRVSGEVPQEPGSEASQHRAAGAGSKAFPASIEASETLAKQASRTSTLRPQGGEALGQALPGGQRQLRHIQQENQVLKEEDAAPLPGPGWKGPQGSVESTSKAKNRSSAPGPEAYLESPGEPRAPDSAAKSSIAEPQTEKSDYDDYSSPERGAGDFDIYGEEEQGPRSYQGRVLQYFVAAIEVLWEYESQRPQHFLKVKGPGRGWRKPAQQFKKVVFRGYLDKDFTQPLARGELDEHLGLLGPYIRAEVNDFVMVSFKNLASRPYSFHFNLLPDQDGPGGDSRPSQQAVPPGELREYSWKVLPQMAPADNEFDCKAWAYFSSVNQEKDLHSGLVGPLLICRSGILSPAFGRQLAVQEFSLLFTIFDETKSWYLAENVQRNCPPLCRTQLHDPHFRQRSRFPAINGYMQDSLPGLVVAQHQRVRWHLLNMGSTEDIHAVHFHGQLFSVRTNHEYQMGVYNLYPGVFGTVEMRPAHPGIWRVESEVGEHQQAGMSALFLVYDPKCQIPLGLASGNIADSQITASGQYEQWAPRLARLDQSGSVNAWSTDGGNSWIQVDLLRPTILHGIKTQGARQKLSSLYISQFVIFYGLDGKWWKSYKGNATSSQMVFFGNVDATGVQDNHFNPPIIARYIRLHPTHYSIRTTLRMELIGCDLNSCSMPLGMENKGISNQQISASSHSTTVFSSWAPSQARLNLQERTNAWRPKVDSPTEWLQVDFEKIMRVTGIVTQGAKAIFSPMFVKEFAVSSSQDGSHWTPVLQDGKEKVFQGNQDHLSTVVNTLDPPLFARYLRIRPRRWHHHIALRTEFLGCEAQQTY
- the F8 gene encoding coagulation factor VIII isoform X10, producing the protein MRAKFTVSKCSTDPELYSYGEDYDLGPDYVAWEGNGPQPRGFSGGKRGRRANVGKGCNVTSSQKETEMPSAQLTPCLRKASQPLGFNHSLQARLRNWTGSPSGGAAVLSAPHGPSLPSQAETDFEPVAYDSDSSEEGLSEMIRPGQGLGHPPAEGKSPSSSDVAPHNASSAAAGSSPGESLFFGKRRPSRATETAEGGAELQAPAENGTLQPTAPFAHLEEFLQGNVTSAQSEETVHALGPQELFFRASDTGPAGNERPLQAQDSRRDPGVQKRAALEGEEKPLEPNVTSSRPHKPLADPVTREVTLSAKDRPFLKGASASAPRGQAAESTSGRAVAHGNNGEAFLKSSSAPGQLDMRLENGTKLQEEASLGLSGASQEGTRISPAPGAVPHENMPAADGDVSFAEKSSNDTEIQRAPLPHQEHPSLGKTNIAPSDRADRGLAENRPLAHETRSVAQLGLDEPADDPGLSGAERRLAAASGMRLAPDKRTSGTSLPGRRVLGHNDSSAPSYDPTPDTDELTRGPKPHDAAQRKETSDSMAHSGEVSLSRRAPPAGTVDSRNGPALLEASRSDEEGAIHRNKSMEPASDSWPPAKPTFKPCDPSSQACTSHGHKRPLESAGASLEGTEVQQGQGDKAGAQRGRQGSGGHSGVGAMLRGTTKKSSDRAKPFGAWPRVDPGASGTDSPTGHSREAPSPSPPDAPPPRASSREPPAAGHSAAPRGGGSLLRVEEPEETPRPSAAPAPWEGEQTAGTEADAEPPEAAGEQTLGVAPISARVVGPASSTEPPAASATQRGGAADRGVRRSLLPEGSVAGGHAGTLEPPELRVSGEVPQEPGSEASQHRAAGAGSKAFPASIEASETLAKQASRTSTLRPQGGEALGQALPGGQRQLRHIQQENQVLKEEDAAPLPGPGWKGPQGSVESTSKAKNRSSAPGPEAYLESPGEPRAPDSAAKSSIAEPQTEKSDYDDYSSPERGAGDFDIYGEEEQGPRSYQGRVLQYFVAAIEVLWEYESQRPQHFLKVKGPGRGWRKPAQQFKKVVFRGYLDKDFTQPLARGELDEHLGLLGPYIRAEVNDFVMVSFKNLASRPYSFHFNLLPDQDGPGGDSRPSQQAVPPGELREYSWKVLPQMAPADNEFDCKAWAYFSSVNQEKDLHSGLVGPLLICRSGILSPAFGRQLAVQEFSLLFTIFDETKSWYLAENVQRNCPPLCRTQLHDPHFRQRSRFPAINGYMQDSLPGLVVAQHQRVRWHLLNMGSTEDIHAVHFHGQLFSVRTNHEYQMGVYNLYPGVFGTVEMRPAHPGIWRVESEVGEHQQAGMSALFLVYDPKCQIPLGLASGNIADSQITASGQYEQWAPRLARLDQSGSVNAWSTDGGNSWIQVDLLRPTILHGIKTQGARQKLSSLYISQFVIFYGLDGKWWKSYKGNATSSQMVFFGNVDATGVQDNHFNPPIIARYIRLHPTHYSIRTTLRMELIGCDLNSCSMPLGMENKGISNQQISASSHSTTVFSSWAPSQARLNLQERTNAWRPKVDSPTEWLQVDFEKIMRVTGIVTQGAKAIFSPMFVKEFAVSSSQDGSHWTPVLQDGKEKVFQGNQDHLSTVVNTLDPPLFARYLRIRPRRWHHHIALRTEFLGCEAQQTY